A window of Zingiber officinale cultivar Zhangliang chromosome 5A, Zo_v1.1, whole genome shotgun sequence contains these coding sequences:
- the LOC121980874 gene encoding probable methyltransferase PMT19, producing the protein MSRTATALLALLTLLLPSPNRRTLALAFAGVALCVASYLLGIYSNNRPSIAPQLSPTPGDCHPLLLPSPSSASSDGQLGFLPLHSAAAAFPVDQPPLPPLPFCPANFTHYCPCHDPQRERLFPTRDLQHRERHCPDPRDRPPRCRVPLPPGYRAPLPWPASRDRAWFANVPFPKLSVAKKEQNWVRVEGDWLVFPGGGTSFINGVKWYVTEMAKQVPLRSGEIRTVLDIGCGVASFGGHLLDYDILTMSVAPRDVHEAQVQFALERGIPAMLGVLSIHRLPFPSRSFDMAHCARCLITWTGYNGLYLLEIDRVLRPGGYWVLSGPPINWKNMYKGWGRKRQEVAEEQKAIEDLAKRLCWKKVSEKSTMAVWQKPTNLLHCMKKSKTLNSPPFCLRTDPDSAWYEKMDTCISPLPKLEVLEHTSGGNLVNWPKRLNATPPRILARSIERITIENFNHENKLWSERVLHYEAYLSNLPRGKYRNIMDMNAGLGGFAAAVSKYPVWVMNVVPVDNKNDTLGIVYERGLIGTYMDWCEAFSTYPRTYDLIHANGVFSMYMDKCELISIVLEMDRILRPGGAAIVRDHIDVIVKVKQLTDSLRWQSRIVHSENGPFHPEKLLIVDNSVQ; encoded by the exons ATGTCGAGGACGGCGACTGCTTTGCTCGCTCTCTTGACTCTGCTCCTCCCGAGCCCTAATCGCCGGACGCTCGCTCTCGCCTTCGCCGGCGTCGCCCTCTGCGTCGCCTCCTACCTCCTCGGCATCTACTCCAATAACCGCCCCTCCATCGCTCCCCAACTCTCCCCCACCCCGGGGGACTGCCACCCGCTCCTCCTCCCCTCCCCTTCCTCCGCCTCCTCCGACGGCCAACTTGGCTTCCTCCCCCTccactccgccgccgccgccttccCAGTTGACCAGCCCCCGCTGCCGCCGCTCCCCTTCTGCCCCGCCAACTTCACTCACTACTGTCCCTGCCACGATCCCCAGCGCGAGCGACTATTCCCTACCCGCGATCTCCAGCACCGTGAGCGCCACTGCCCTGACCCCCGCGACCGCCCGCCTCGCTGCCGCGTACCGCTTCCGCCTGGCTACCGCGCGCCCCTCCCCTGGCCAGCTAGTCGTGACCGCGCCTGGTTCGCTAACGTGCCCTTTCCCAAGCTGAGCGTGGCCAAGAAGGAACAGAACTGGGTCAGGGTGGAGGGGGACTGGCTGGTCTTTCCTGGGGGTGGCACTTCCTTTATCAATGGGGTCAAGTGGTATGTTACAGAGATGGCCAAGCAGGTTCCGTTGAGGAGTGGGGAAATTAGGACCGTTCTGGATATTGGCTGCGGG gTTGCAAGCTTTGGTGGACATCTTTTGGACTATGATATCTTGACCATGTCAGTTGCACCAAGAGATGTACATGAAGCTCAAGTTCAATTTGCCCTTGAACGTGGAATTCCAGCAATGCTTGGTGTTTTAAGTATTCATCGGCTCCCATTTCCATCGAGATCCTTTGATATGGCTCACTGTGCAAGATGTCTTATTACATGGACTGGCTATA ATGGCCTGTACTTGCTGGAAATAGATAGGGTTCTTAGACCTGGTGGCTATTGGGTTTTGTCTGGGCCACCAATAAACTGGAAGAACATGTATAAAGGTTGGGGAAGGAAACGTCAAGAAGTTGCAGAAGAGCAGAAAGCTATAGAAGATTTAGCTAAACGGCTTTGTTGGAAGAAGGTTTCAGAAAAAAGCACCATGGCCGTGTGGCAAAAGCCTACTAACCTTTTGCATTGCATGAAAAAATCAAAGACTCTTAATTCTCCACCTTTCTGTTTAAGAACTGACCCTGATTCTGCTTG GTATGAGAAGATGGACACATGCATTTCTCCTTTACCCAAGCTGGAGGTACTAGAGCATACAAGTGGCGGAAATCTTGTAAATTGGCCTAAGAGGTTAAATGCTAcaccaccaaggatacttgctagGAGCATTGAAAGGATCACCATTGAGAACTTCAATCACGAAAACAAACTATGGAGTGAAAGGGTCTTGCATTATGAGGCATATCTCAGTAATCTGCCCAGGGGTAAATATAGGAATATCATGGACATGAATGCTGGCCTTGGAGGCTTTGCTGCTGCTGTGTCCAAATATCCTGTTTGGGTTATGAATGTCGTTCCTGTTGATAATAAGAACGACACACTTGGCATCGTATATGAACGTGGACTTATAGGAACATACATGGACTG GTGTGAAGCTTTCTCCACTTATCCTCGCACATATGATCTGATCCATGCTAATGGAGTGTTCAGTATGTACATGGACAA ATGTGAATTGATCAGCATCGTACTTGAAATGGATCGCATCCTTCGCCCTGGAGGTGCTGCTATAGTTCGTGATCACATTGATGTTATCGTCAAAGTAAAGCAGTTAACAGATAGTTTAAGATGGCAAAGTCGCATTGTTCACAGCGAAAATGGACCTTTCCATCCAGAGAAGCTTCTCATAGTTGACAATTCAGTACAGTAG
- the LOC121980875 gene encoding uncharacterized protein LOC121980875 isoform X1 has product MASLVPGVLIKLLQHMNTDVKIAGEHRSTLLQVVSIVPALAGSDLFTSQGFYLKVSDSSHATFVSLPDENNDLISSDKIQLGQFIYVDRLEAGSPCPILKGVKPLPGRHPCIGNPEDLVATSSLGFLNTEKPKPSNDSKSNTNTSSDNENAKLGISKLTIKTQEVEKKRNSFSKSSTSLPKLASAGKLDKDSPSVGSRSMNSRSIPSSPSSVYSLPASFEKFSSEIKKHAKAKGVEKPASSRVSLFEKAATMLKATSGRKSTSGNFLGNLVPTIELGPKALRKSWEGNLDTKGRDHSISKTAKPTTKSESRSTSAPPQKSSKNEKSLLKEDVKIHTPTKVIANVPAEDPDKTAKQRPSVLKRSSETSTSLSLGNLVKVAPTNRTWTDGSVSWQSLPSSLAKQGKELLKHRDAAQRVAVDAIQEASAAESLIRCLSMYAEMSANAKEDNPQPAVEQFLAFNSSLSRAISVAESISKCISHSTAGTSSGASPVVSGPIPEEALKVSANNRRRASSWVSAALATDLSPFSLYTHKHPSTASLATAVVLEGPSRTTASTAETSKAVPAPQSKSRSSPPLASAGKGKARGLVLSSPPPPPPEWERGGGLEEGTELARALREEAQSWFVAFAERFLDADAIAPGPTAGEQVASMLSQLKKVNDWLEAIDSRQREGCAAASEGDAADGELPRGSTSGVPPETIERLRKKIYEYILTHVESAAIALGGGVPTAASPVVGRPSRK; this is encoded by the exons ATGGCTTCGTTAGTCCCCGGAGTCCTTATCAAACTCTTGCAGCATATGAATACTGATGTGAAGATTGCTGGAGAGCATCGTTCGACCCTCCTCCAGGTTGTGAGTATTGTCCCTGCACTCGCTGGAAGTGATCTCTTCACCAGCCAAGGCTTTTATCTCAAGGTCTCTGATTCTTCTCATGCGACATTTGTTTCCCTGCCCGATGAGAATAATGATCTTATCTCAAGTGACAAGATCCAGCTTGGTCAATTCATCTACGTTGACCGCCTTGAGGCTGGCTCTCCATGTCCCATTCTTAAGGGAGTGAAGCCACTTCCTGGTCGCCATCCTTGCATCGGGAATCCTGAGGATCTTGTTGCTACCAGTTCTCTTGGTTTTCTTAATACAGAGAAACCGAAGCCGTCCAACGACTCAAAAAGTAATACTAACACGTCTTCAGACAATGAAAATGCTAAATTGGGGATCTCAAAGTTGACTATCAAAACACAGGAggtggaaaagaaaaggaattctTTTAGTAAGTCAAGCACCTCTCTTCCAAAACTAGCTTCAGCTGGCAAATTGGACAAGGACTCCCCAAGTGTGGGATCAAGATCAATGAACTCAAGGTCAATACCTTCATCTCCGAGTAGTGTCTATTCCTTGCCTGcatcttttgaaaaattctctAGTGAGATTAAGAAGCATGCAAAAGCTAAAGGAGTAGAGAAGCCAGCATCATCACGGGTGAGTCTGTTTGAGAAAGCAGCTACTATGCTGAAAGCAACATCTGGCAGGAAGTCTACTTCTGGTAATTTCTTGGGAAATTTGGTGCCAACCATTGAATTGGGACCCAAGGCTTTGAGAAAGAGCTGGGAAGGGAATCTGGACACGAAGGGAAGAGATCATTCTATCTCAAAAACTGCCAAACCTACTACAAAATCCGAATCTAGAAGCACTTCT GCTCCTCCACAGAAATCATCAAAGAACGAAAAATCATTGCTTAAGGAGGATGTTAAGATTCATACTCCGACAAAAGTCATTGCAAATGTTCCTGCTGAGGATCCTGATAAAACTGCTAAACAGAGGCCTTCTGTTTTGAAGAGGTCTTCTGAGACAAGTACCAGTCTAAGTCTTGGTAACTTGGTGAAGGTTGCTCCTACTAACAGAACATGGACAGATGGTAGTGTTTCATGGCAATCACTTCCATCATCTCTAGCGAAACAAGGGAAG GAGCTTCTGAAGCACAGGGATGCGGCGCAACGGGTTGCTGTGGATGCTATCCAAGAAGCTTCTGCGGCTGAGAGCTTGATTCGTTGCTTGAG CATGTACGCAGAGATGAGTGCTAATGCCAAGGAGGACAACCCGCAGCCGGCGGTGGAGCAGTTCCTCGCCTTCAACTCCTCCCTCTCCCGTGCTATCTCCGTCGCCGAGTCCATTTCCAAGTGCATTTCCCATTCCACTGCAGGAACCTCCTCGGGTGCATCGCCGGTGGTCTCCGGCCCAATCCCGGAAGAAGCACTGAAAGTTTCCGCCAACAACCGCCGCCGCGCATCCTCCTGGGTCAGCGCTGCCCTCGCCACCGACCTGTCCCCCTTCTCGCTCTACACCCACAAGCACCCCTCGACAGCCTCACTGGCTACGGCGGTCGTGCTCGAGGGTCCGTCGAGGACCACCGCCTCAACGGCGGAGACCTCCAAGGCCGTACCGGCACCTCAGTCAAAATCAAGATCGTCCCCGCCGTTGGCGTCTGCTGGCAAGGGGAAGGCACGGGGGCTTGTGCTgtcgtcgccgccgccgccgccgccggagtGGGAGCGCGGAGGAGGACTGGAGGAAGGGACGGAGCTGGCGCGGGCGCTGAGGGAGGAAGCGCAGTCGTGGTTCGTGGCGTTTGCGGAACGGTTCCTCGACGCTGACGCGATCGCACCTGGGCCAACCGCCGGCGAACAGGTGGCCTCGATGCTGTCCCAACTCAAGAAGGTGAACGACTGGCTGGAGGCGATCGACAGCCGGCAGAGGGAAGGTTGTGCGGCCGCGTCGGAAGGGGACGCAGCGGACGGCGAGTTACCCCGAGGCAGCACCAGCGGCGTGCCGCCCGAGACGATCGAGCGGCTGAGGAAGAAGATCTACGAGTACATCCTCACCCACGTCGAGTCCGCCGCTATCGCGCTCGGCGGCGGAGTCCCGACCGCCGCGTCACCTGTCGTTGGGCGCCCCAGCCGGAAGTGA
- the LOC121980875 gene encoding uncharacterized protein LOC121980875 isoform X2, whose protein sequence is MASLVPGVLIKLLQHMNTDVKIAGEHRSTLLQVVSIVPALAGSDLFTSQGFYLKVSDSSHATFVSLPDENNDLISSDKIQLGQFIYVDRLEAGSPCPILKGVKPLPGRHPCIGNPEDLVATSSLGFLNTEKPKPSNDSKSNTNTSSDNENAKLGISKLTIKTQEVEKKRNSFSKSSTSLPKLASAGKLDKDSPSVGSRSMNSRSIPSSPSSVYSLPASFEKFSSEIKKHAKAKGVEKPASSRVSLFEKAATMLKATSGRKSTSGNFLGNLVPTIELGPKALRKSWEGNLDTKGRDHSISKTAKPTTKSESRSTSELLKHRDAAQRVAVDAIQEASAAESLIRCLSMYAEMSANAKEDNPQPAVEQFLAFNSSLSRAISVAESISKCISHSTAGTSSGASPVVSGPIPEEALKVSANNRRRASSWVSAALATDLSPFSLYTHKHPSTASLATAVVLEGPSRTTASTAETSKAVPAPQSKSRSSPPLASAGKGKARGLVLSSPPPPPPEWERGGGLEEGTELARALREEAQSWFVAFAERFLDADAIAPGPTAGEQVASMLSQLKKVNDWLEAIDSRQREGCAAASEGDAADGELPRGSTSGVPPETIERLRKKIYEYILTHVESAAIALGGGVPTAASPVVGRPSRK, encoded by the exons ATGGCTTCGTTAGTCCCCGGAGTCCTTATCAAACTCTTGCAGCATATGAATACTGATGTGAAGATTGCTGGAGAGCATCGTTCGACCCTCCTCCAGGTTGTGAGTATTGTCCCTGCACTCGCTGGAAGTGATCTCTTCACCAGCCAAGGCTTTTATCTCAAGGTCTCTGATTCTTCTCATGCGACATTTGTTTCCCTGCCCGATGAGAATAATGATCTTATCTCAAGTGACAAGATCCAGCTTGGTCAATTCATCTACGTTGACCGCCTTGAGGCTGGCTCTCCATGTCCCATTCTTAAGGGAGTGAAGCCACTTCCTGGTCGCCATCCTTGCATCGGGAATCCTGAGGATCTTGTTGCTACCAGTTCTCTTGGTTTTCTTAATACAGAGAAACCGAAGCCGTCCAACGACTCAAAAAGTAATACTAACACGTCTTCAGACAATGAAAATGCTAAATTGGGGATCTCAAAGTTGACTATCAAAACACAGGAggtggaaaagaaaaggaattctTTTAGTAAGTCAAGCACCTCTCTTCCAAAACTAGCTTCAGCTGGCAAATTGGACAAGGACTCCCCAAGTGTGGGATCAAGATCAATGAACTCAAGGTCAATACCTTCATCTCCGAGTAGTGTCTATTCCTTGCCTGcatcttttgaaaaattctctAGTGAGATTAAGAAGCATGCAAAAGCTAAAGGAGTAGAGAAGCCAGCATCATCACGGGTGAGTCTGTTTGAGAAAGCAGCTACTATGCTGAAAGCAACATCTGGCAGGAAGTCTACTTCTGGTAATTTCTTGGGAAATTTGGTGCCAACCATTGAATTGGGACCCAAGGCTTTGAGAAAGAGCTGGGAAGGGAATCTGGACACGAAGGGAAGAGATCATTCTATCTCAAAAACTGCCAAACCTACTACAAAATCCGAATCTAGAAGCACTTCT GAGCTTCTGAAGCACAGGGATGCGGCGCAACGGGTTGCTGTGGATGCTATCCAAGAAGCTTCTGCGGCTGAGAGCTTGATTCGTTGCTTGAG CATGTACGCAGAGATGAGTGCTAATGCCAAGGAGGACAACCCGCAGCCGGCGGTGGAGCAGTTCCTCGCCTTCAACTCCTCCCTCTCCCGTGCTATCTCCGTCGCCGAGTCCATTTCCAAGTGCATTTCCCATTCCACTGCAGGAACCTCCTCGGGTGCATCGCCGGTGGTCTCCGGCCCAATCCCGGAAGAAGCACTGAAAGTTTCCGCCAACAACCGCCGCCGCGCATCCTCCTGGGTCAGCGCTGCCCTCGCCACCGACCTGTCCCCCTTCTCGCTCTACACCCACAAGCACCCCTCGACAGCCTCACTGGCTACGGCGGTCGTGCTCGAGGGTCCGTCGAGGACCACCGCCTCAACGGCGGAGACCTCCAAGGCCGTACCGGCACCTCAGTCAAAATCAAGATCGTCCCCGCCGTTGGCGTCTGCTGGCAAGGGGAAGGCACGGGGGCTTGTGCTgtcgtcgccgccgccgccgccgccggagtGGGAGCGCGGAGGAGGACTGGAGGAAGGGACGGAGCTGGCGCGGGCGCTGAGGGAGGAAGCGCAGTCGTGGTTCGTGGCGTTTGCGGAACGGTTCCTCGACGCTGACGCGATCGCACCTGGGCCAACCGCCGGCGAACAGGTGGCCTCGATGCTGTCCCAACTCAAGAAGGTGAACGACTGGCTGGAGGCGATCGACAGCCGGCAGAGGGAAGGTTGTGCGGCCGCGTCGGAAGGGGACGCAGCGGACGGCGAGTTACCCCGAGGCAGCACCAGCGGCGTGCCGCCCGAGACGATCGAGCGGCTGAGGAAGAAGATCTACGAGTACATCCTCACCCACGTCGAGTCCGCCGCTATCGCGCTCGGCGGCGGAGTCCCGACCGCCGCGTCACCTGTCGTTGGGCGCCCCAGCCGGAAGTGA